A window of Cynocephalus volans isolate mCynVol1 chromosome 3, mCynVol1.pri, whole genome shotgun sequence genomic DNA:
ATGCATGAAAATTGGGGGTTTTTCAATTAACAATTATttgtcaataatttttttctataatccTGTATCTGGACACTGGCAGGAAATACATGGCACACTGAAAGGGAGTTAAAGAGAACTTAATGAAAGGAACTTTTTACAGACGTGTGGGCAGAGTTAAGAGAACCAACAGGACCAGCAATAGGGAGGAATCCATTCCTACCATGAGTCCCAAAATGGTAAGGGGCAGTTAGTTGAACTTGGTGGGAGTCATGACTGTTGAAAGAGGGGCCACGTGATAGGAGCTGTGGCCAGGATGGTGTAATGTAGCCACCACCAAAACTGCAGTCCCTCAGGAAGTAAGCAGGGAGAACCATTACCCTGTCCTCTCTTTCCTCCCATCTTCTGATTCTCTCTCAGTGCTGCCCATTGGGCAAATCTAACAAGAAATCAGAAAGCAACACAGCTAGGATGGTGCAGTCTGTAGAAATCAGTCTTCCAGAGCACAGAGCATGCTACAGAAAGAGCAGGAATGAACCTAGAGGGAGACTGTTCTGTACAGTTCCTGAGTAGAGGAGCTTGAgtgtcattcatttttattcagaatttctctttcttagtATGAGTTAAACAAATTGGTCAACATGTGTGTTACTCTTATAAATTAGAATTTGAGGTGCTGAATTTCAAATCGTGCATCTTCACTGATATTCCACATAATTGCGCTTTATTcctgccctcccccccccccctgctCCAGATTACAATTCCTAGACCTTCTGTGGCATCTACACAGTCGACTTCAGGAAGCTTTTACTATGGTCAACAACCAGAGAAGAAAGATCTTCAGCCCATGGAGCCCACTGTGGAGCTTTATTCTCCAAGAGAGAACTTCTCTGGCTTGGTTGTGACAGAGGGTGAACCTCCTAGTGGAGGAAGCAGAACTGATTTGGGGCTTCAGATAGAGCACATTGGTCATGACATGTTACCCAGTATTAGAGAGAGTGGCACATCTCAAGACTTGGGACCAAAAGACCTACCTGACCATAGTAGACTGGTTGTGAGAGAATTTGAGAATCTTCCTGGGGAGACTGAAGAGAAAAGCATTCTTCTAGGGTCAGATGATGAAGATGAGAAGTTAAGAAAAGGGCAGCATTGTATTGAAATCGCTCCTCTCCCAGGAGATTTGGTATCTGTGGAAAGGGATCACTTACCTGCTGCTGAAACTCTTGATGTGCCGAAGACACAGACTTTTAGTGTGGTGCCAAATCAAGACAAAAATCATGAGATAATGAAGCTTCTGGCAGTTGGAACTTCAGAAACTTCTCCAAGAGTCATTGATCCACATGTTGAAGGACAGATAGGCCAGGTGGCAGCAATGCAAAAAAGTAAGATATCTAAGGATGATGACATCAAGAGTGAAGATTTGCCAGGTCATCAAGGAGACCTCTCTACTTTTTTGCACCAAGAgggtaagagagagaaaattgcCCCTAGAAATGGAGAACTATTTCATTGTGTTTCAGAGAATGAACATGGTCCCCCAACTCGAAAGGATGTGGTTAGGTCATCCTTTGTAAGTAGACATAGCCGAATCCCTGTTTTAGCACAAGAGATAGACTCAACTTTTGAATCATCCTCTCCAGTCTCTGCAAAAGAAAAGCTCCTCCAAAAGAAAGCTTACCAGCCAGACCTAGTGAAACTTCTGGTGGAAAAAAGGCAATTTAAGAATTTCCTTGGTGACCTCCCAAGTGCCTCTGATAAACTGTTGGATGAGAAGAAACTAGCTACTGTTCCTGTTCCCTTTTCTGGGGAGGAAGTCTCCACTCCCTTTTCAAGACTGGCAGTAGATTCTCACCTGAGTAGGTCAGCTGAAGATAGCTTTCTGTCACCTATCATCTCCCAGTCCAAAAAGAGCAAAATTCCAAGGCCAGTTTCATGGGTCAACTCAGATCAAGTCAGTAGCTTAACTTCATCTCAGTTCTTGCCTCGGCCACCACCAGGAAAGCCACCCATGAGGCCTGGAGTAGAAGCCAGGTAATGCTTTGTGCTGTCCCTATGTGCTGTCCCTATGTTAAGTGTGTAACATTATTTTATATCTGCTTTATTGTACTATGTCAGTGGCATCATTTCTTTGTAGTCTGCTTCTGAGCCActgctttctttcctgcctttcccaGGCCTTATAGCATAATGCAGTGGAAGTGGTCAGATTAATTCAgattaatgtttttttctaattttttcattgtgataaaatacacataacataaaatttaccatcttaacctttttaagtgtacagttcagtggtattaagtacattcattttgctgtgcagtcatcaccactgtccatctccataactcttttcatcttaaaaactgacactctatacccattaaacagtaagtCCCcgttcctccccaccccccaggcacTGGCAAGCACTAATGTACTTTGTATCTATGATTTTtactactctaagtacctcaaGTAAgtagaattatacagtatttgtcattttgtgactggcttattttacttagcatagtgtcctcaagGATCATTCATGTTGTAGAATGTTTCAGAACTTCCTTCCTATTAAGGCTGACATAAGGAGGGACTTCTGTCATTTTGGTATTTCTTTTCTACATGACTTATAGCTTTTGCCTCTCATTTCCTGCATcattgtcttcttttgtgtttagttgattttttgtagtgaaacatttaaattacattctcatttcctttagtgtatattctatagctattttctttgtggttaccatggggattacattTAACGTCCTAAAGTTAAAACATTCTAATTTGGATTTATACCAGCCTAACTTCAATGGCATACAAAACCTGTGCTCCTGTATATCTACATCCCCACTCCTTTTAGTTGTTAATGTcacaaaattttatctttatacattgtgagcccaaagacataaaataataatttaaaaactgcattagtctcttaaattatgtagaaaacagaatgtagAGTTACAAACCAGAGTTAGAATGATGCTAGCTTTTAGactaataattactttttaaaaaaagaattggttTGTTAAattatgcagaaaacaaaaagtggagttATAAACTGTTgttacaataatactagcttttataattgcccatgtatttacctttattgtgatctttattttttcatagggctttgagttactgtctagaATCCTTTCATCTCAACTTGCAGGACTCCCCTTACATTTCTTACAGGGCAGGTCTGATGGTAACGAACTCTTTCACcttttatctgggaatgtcttaatttcgccctcacttttgaaggacagttttgctgaATATAGGATTCTTGGTcaacagttctttctttctttttcttttctttttttttttttagcactttaaatatattagtcTACTACTTTCTGGCCTCcgaagtttctgatgagaaatcttctgataatcttattgaggatctcTTGAATGTGACAAGTCACTTCTTTgttactgctttcaagattctctctttgtcttttgacacttTGATTATAATGTGGCTCAGTGTGGGTCTcatcctacttggagtttgttgaacTTCTTGGATGTAATATACTTCTTGGATGTTttgaaagtttgtggaaaagtagaatgaaaagataatgaatctttccacgagctttttgaatCACGCTCGTATTCGTGACTTCCATTAAATTTGGGaggttttcagccattatttcttcaaatattctctctgcccctttctcACCTTTTTCTGGAACTCACACAATACATATATTGGCCCACCTGATGGTGTCCCACAGCTCCCTTgctctctgtttatttttctttatcttttttctttctgtaccttatactcaataatttccattgtcctgtcttcaagtttgctgattcatTCTTCTGCCTGCTTAAAGCTGCCTTGAATCCCTGTGGTGAATTTTTTGATTAAGTGATTGTACTTTTCAGTTCcaaaatttttttggtttctttttaggaTTTTTGTCTCTTCGTTGATATTTTGGTTTGTTCatacattgttttcttgactttctccacatctttctTTTTTGACCACCTGTAAGACAGTTGTCTTTGTCTGTTAGaggggctgcctggttagctcacttggttagattgtggtgctgataacaccaaggtcaagtgttcagatccccttactgtccagctgccaaaaaaaagtctttgtttaTTAGATCTGACATCAAGTCTTTTTCAGGTATAGTTTCTATtgatctgtttttgtttgtttgtttgtttgtttccttcgaATGGGTCatcctttcttgtttctttgtattttctttttttacattttttttggtaaaaaataGGATATTTGACTCTAATAATGTGGTAACTGTAGAGATCAGATTTTCTTCTATCTCCAGGATTTGccggttttcatttttgttttttttttgatggttgtTAAGCTGTCTCTGTGCTGAGGATCAGATTGAAGTATGAACTTAAGGTCTTCTCACATCTTTTCTGAGCCTGCACATTTCTCTGGGTACACATGGTGGCTCTCTAATTTCCCCTGTATATATGGTTGTTTTTGAATGTCCTTGTCGTTAATGTCTGGCTTctaaaaggggaagagagaaaaatgaaggtgGAAAATAAGAGTACTAGCCACTTCAGCCAGTGGAGAAGGAGCCTGCAACAATGAGGGGAGATGCAAGAGTGACCGCTTGCCTTTTTGTCTACCTCTGTCATTAGAGGCAGCAATGAGCACTCAGAGCACACATCCCCAATAACTGGAGGACAGGGTACTTTTTGCCCACCCTGAGTCCGGCAAGCTGTTCTCAAGCTGCTCTAGGAACAAATACATAGCTACCTACCATGGGGCCGAGGTGGGGGACAGATAGCTGCTATGTGCTAAGATCTGCAATTGGCCAAAACTAACTGCGATTTATAGTCCAAGCCTTCCCCTGGAAGTTGCAAGCCTTCAATCGTTTCTAGATTTCCAAAATAGTTAGGTCGGACAGACTTTCCCAGTGGAGTTGTTGTCTAGGTGGGGAGACAGATTCCTGGTACTTCCTgttctgccatcttcccagaatctTCCCTGATCCAGGTTCATTCTTGGCTCTCCCACATTCTAGCAGTGTGAACCTCaatctcctcatctataaaatatgtaaaacgtTTGCTTCATGATTTTTGGAGGATGAAATAAGGTAGCATACATCCAGGACTTAGTGTAGTACTTAGCATGCGATAAAGATTATGTCACTCTCTAGTTTATTTTGATACTCAGTGATTCTCTAGTTTTGTCCAGTCAGAATCTCATTATGTGCCATAATGTCATTTTGATGTCAAATGCTAGTGAAGTGCTAGTCAAACACTATGTCTATAATTTGATGAATGGACCCTGGTAACAGTGCTGTTTGTTTGATTGTCatgaattaaacaaaaaatcCTATAGGTTTCCAAGGTCTGCTGAATATATACTACCATACATAATAAGGATATTATAAGTATACTAgcttacttaaatatttttatgatatatttgACCATAGAATGTTTATATTTTGAAGAAGAGGGAAATATATTAGGAAGTTAAAAGTGCTTTTCTTGGAGCCATTTCTTACTTTCACAAAGAATGGTCTAAACCCTTggagaagaaagacaaaaagggTAGTCttttaacaaaaacaaagtgaaaatcaAAATACATTTACATGAAAACCATAGCCTATTCTAGACAGTGTAACAGTAGGCCTCCACCTGTTGCAAGGATTTCTGGAGTATGTTATGATATGAGACTCTATTTGTATCATTCCCTACATGATAGTTTTGACTTGCCCCCTAGGGTTTCAGATCTGAGGGTAACTAAATGTTGGATTTGAAGTGGCAGTGGGACTAGACTTCCACAGAAAGAATGGTGATATATAAATAGCAGTCATTTAGCtgagacattttaaaaaggtgattCCATGAGCAATATTTACACATcccctttttcttctgtttggcaTTTATGCTTAATAGACTTGGAATATTTGTGTCTTGAGTTGCTTTGGAATGTACCATAAACAAATCTTATCATGAATTAGCACTTTTCGGTGTCCCCTAAAATTAGCACTTTGTAACCAAGCCAAGGGTGTGACACTGTGCTAGAGCTGACTAGCCCAGAATTCATCTGGGCCTTGGAACTTTCCTACTTAGATCCTGGCACAGAGGAATTAATTTATTCCATTCCTTGGATTTTACTACAAGGTTCATGAGGGTAGGTTTAACCAAAATGAGTTTCATGTCACTTGTCAGAGTAAGTAGAtggtgaggaaggaggaggagagaaaattgAGAGACAACATCAGTAACTTGTTGACCTGTGATGGTGATTGACAATTGCaagtattatcaaaaagacattgACAGtacttaaaatttctatttagaCCCATATTAATGAAATGATCACTGtatcataactttaaaaaaacctttattgcagctggccagttagctcagttggttagagctcggtgtcaataacaccaaggtcaaagggttcggatccctgtactgaccagccaccaaaaaaaaaaaaactttattggtATGTGTAAATTATGAAAATGATgtttggggctggcccatggctcacttgggagagtgcagttctgataacagcaaggccatgggttcggatccctacatagggatggccgattagcgcacttgggagagtgtggtgctgacaacaccaagtcaagggttaagatccctttaccagtcatctttaaaaaaaaaaaaaaaaaaaaaagtttgttgtaaaaaaaatgaaagtaatgcAGAACTATATAAAGTCATTTTCACTTTCCTATTCAAGCGTCTATACACACAGTAttggaatttgtgtgtgtgtgtgtgaccaaaATAGGATCTTATAATATTATACATGTGGCTTTTTTACCTGATAAATCTcaatcatattttcttattggtACATGGAGATCTATCtcgttctttaaaaaaattctatataataCTTCATAGTATTGATATACTATAAATTATTAGATTATTTctctattgatagacatttaggttgtttccagatttttgcctttataaacagTGCTGCAGTGAATAGGCTTATACATAGATTTTGAGGCATCTTTTTCCACATTTCTAGAAGACGCTtaaaagtagaattgctagggtttgcatatttaaaatttttatatattcaaagtaccCTCCCCAAAAGTTTGTTGTAGTAATTTATCTTCATACTGACAGTATATAAGGTCTCTTCTTGACACTCTTACTGGCAATTGACAATATCACTTAACAAAGTTTTTTTTAGTCACTCTGACAAGcagtttatttcattattttaatttgtgcttGATAATTCATGAGACAAgtcttttcatatatatttttacttgagCTGCTTTCATGAGTTGTTGGCCATATTCATGTCAAAACCTCTACTGGTTTGCTTTTCTTAATTATTAACCCCtttgtttgcaaaatatattGAAGATATTATATCCTATTTGTTTGCCTCTTAACTTGGATTATGGTGCCTTTTGCTTGATAGAAAAGTTTAGTGATCatggaactgaattttttttttttttttttttttatgacttctGTGTCTTATCTTATGCTTAGGAAGATCCCTTTAacctgaagatttttttaaaaggtggtcTCTCCCAGTACTTTTATAGTTTCGTGTATAGATTTTTAATCCATCTAaagtttattattatatatagTGTGAAGTTTTTTCCAAGTAGTTAGTGATATCTCAAATATTCATTTTCAATATAAACACAGGATCTTCTTGGATTCAATGCTCTGTTCTATTCATTTGTCTAATCCTTTGTTTTAcactttcaattactgtaatgtTTTTATACGAGGGCCCTAAGAGTCCCTTATCACCACATTATTTAGTATTGCCGCTAAAATACTCTTGTAGAATGCTTTATAGTTATTAAAACACTTTGACATGttccattttatttgatttttaggcCAAATCTGAAAAACTTTTAGGGCAGAGAAGATATTGCTATTCATATGAATATTCTCTAGATTAAGAATTctggaggccccagctcagtcgcCAGTGTAGGGGCCAGTTAATCCTCACAGCCACCTTTTCTGAATCCCATGCTATTGACAGGGacagaaactgaggtccagagaaacCAGTAACTCAGTGACTACTCTTTTTGGGGGGAAATTATTAAGTGAGGTAGAAATACTGTTATCCATAGTTCGTCCTGTTTGTGAGTGTAGTTCATGTTGAAGACTTACATTGTGGGGTTTAATGTTTGCAGAATTCCTGATCTAGCAAACTTGCACAATATGGTTTATTCTCTCTCTTGAGCTAATGTACTAGAGACAACTCATTAAGTTAATCCTAAAATTTGAAGAACAAACATGCCATAGGAGTTAGGGAACTAACATCATTTAAATGCCGTTGCATGGAAGACTTCATCTAAGTACTTTGGTCATTGCACTTGGTCTGCTCAGTGATCCGTGAGCATTCCCATTGAAAGCtaggagaggttaaataatttgcccagggtcataCAATGAGTATGTGAAAGAGTGACTCTGTATCCTGTTAgtgtattttctgattttgacaCACATTATACACATTATGATTTGGGGTTTTGTGACTTTTAGGCACACTTGaagtgaattaaaatgaaaatatttctcctcTGTTCTTTTAAGGCTGCGCAGATATAAAGTTCTAGGGAGTAGTAACTCCGACTCAGACCTTTTCTCCCGCCTGGCTCAAATTCTTCAAAATGGATCTCAGAAACCCTGGAGCACTATTCAATGCAAGAGTCCAGGATCTCCTCACAATCCCAAAACACCACCCAAGAGTCCAGTTGTACCTCGCAGGAGTCCCAGTGCCTCCCCTCGAAGCTCGTCCTTGCCTCGCACGTCTAGTTCCTCACCATCTAGGGCTGGACGGCCCCACCATGACCAGAGGAGTTCATCCCCACATCTGGGGAGAAGCAAGTCACCTCCCAGCCACTCAGGTTCGTCCTCCTCCAAGAGGTCCTGCCAACAGGAGCATTGCAAATCCAGCAAGAATGGCCTGAAAGGATCCAGCAGCCTCCACCACCACTCTGCCAGCACTAAAATGCCCCCAGGGAAGAGTAAGCCAGCCAGTAAACTCAGCAGATAGGAGCTGGGCTGCATCTCTAAGAAAGGTGTGAGATCTTCCTCCTAAACCTGATGCATGTGTGTTCCTGTActgtctatttaaaaaatcattgttgaTCTTCTCTTGCAAAAGAAAGTAACATGATCAATTATTTATAAGAAGACATAAATATATGATAAGGAATTACCTAAGGCAGGCAGCAAGCAGATCAAGAATCAATGCCTTTGTATAGGAAGGGACAATCCAGCAAAATCCAAGGGGGAGAAACTCATTAAATGAGCTCTCATTTTTTGCTGTCTTTGAAAGAGTACTCTTTTGTCTACAAAAGAGTAGAGAATGGGAGACAGAATGGAATTTTAAGGGATTTTGCCTAATTTTTTAAACCTCTACTCAAAGATTATATAGCAAAAGTGAAACTTCTTTGATATTTTCATTCAAAACTTCCCAACCTTGGAGATTCATTGCTCACGTATTAGAGTATGTAAGAAGTCTGTTGTCAGGGAACCAGTACTCGTGTATGTTTTGCTTGTGTGTTTATTCAGTGTAATGAGAATTCATACCTTTACTTTGCCTCATTCCTAATACTGTCCGTGGATTTCACATTTTTTCACCTGATCTGATCTCTTCTCTTTTAACAATACATTCTAATAGGCATTTAGCAGCACGTGCTAAGAATTTCAAATCCAattacccttttttaaaaaattgtcctaatatattttctttttctttttcttttatttttaaatatttttctttagagcAACATTTCTTAAcctagtatatttttattatggaaagttACTGAGAAACTTaggtaaaggaaagaaaagtctgACTAGAGCTACTTTGCAGGCTTTAGTGTTTAGAGAGAAAGGAACTGTGTGTGGAGTAATATCCTTTAAGATAAAACAACCCCTTTTCTCCTTGTTAAGTTTCCTCCTTTGTTGGAGGAAAATTGACCATAGTAGACTGCTTCCTTAAGTCTTCTAGGTACCAACTATTTCTAACATCAACCTCTAAGATGATACCAGAGAAGCACAGTGCTTTAGAATGTGACTTTATGCTTTTagagatttagaaagaaaaatagaaagaaattaggTATGGTATTGAGGCTAATAATTCTCAGACTTTGTATTTGATACATTTAGCCAACAGGGAATGAATATCTGGGAAAATAAATTTaggctaaat
This region includes:
- the TTBK2 gene encoding tau-tubulin kinase 2 isoform X2 yields the protein MQLQGRNLADLRRSQSRGTFSISTTLRLGRQILESIEGIHSVGFLHRDIKPSNFAMGRFPSTCRKCYMLDFGLARQFTNSCGDVRPPRAVAGFRGTVRYASVNAHRNREMGRHDDLWSLFYMLVEFVVGQLPWRKIKDKEQVGSIKERYDHRLMLKHLPAEFSIFLDHISSLDYFTKPDYQLLTSVFDNSIKTFGVIESDPFDWEKTGTDGSLTTTTTSTTPQLHTRLTPAAIGIANATPIPGDLLRENTDEVFPDEQLSDGENGIPVGVSPDKLPGSLGHPRPQEKDVWEEMDANKNKIKLGICKAATEEENSHGQGNGILNAPSLGSPVRVRSEITQPDRDVPLVRKLRSIHSFELEKRLTLEPKPDTDKFLEICLEKMQKDSSAGKESVLPALLHKPCVPAASRTDHIWHYDEEYLPDASKPASANTPEQADGGGSNGFIAVNLSSCKQEVDSKEWVIVDKEQDLQDFRTNEALGHKTTASPSDEEPEVLQVLEESPQDERLRLGPWAENDHLKKETSGVVLALSAQCSATVASEQYTDRLELQAGVASQFIAATPTSPMEAQAEGPFTVITIPRPSVASTQSTSGSFYYGQQPEKKDLQPMEPTVELYSPRENFSGLVVTEGEPPSGGSRTDLGLQIEHIGHDMLPSIRESGTSQDLGPKDLPDHSRLVVREFENLPGETEEKSILLGSDDEDEKLRKGQHCIEIAPLPGDLVSVERDHLPAAETLDVPKTQTFSVVPNQDKNHEIMKLLAVGTSETSPRVIDPHVEGQIGQVAAMQKSKISKDDDIKSEDLPGHQGDLSTFLHQEGKREKIAPRNGELFHCVSENEHGPPTRKDVVRSSFVSRHSRIPVLAQEIDSTFESSSPVSAKEKLLQKKAYQPDLVKLLVEKRQFKNFLGDLPSASDKLLDEKKLATVPVPFSGEEVSTPFSRLAVDSHLSRSAEDSFLSPIISQSKKSKIPRPVSWVNSDQVSSLTSSQFLPRPPPGKPPMRPGVEARLRRYKVLGSSNSDSDLFSRLAQILQNGSQKPWSTIQCKSPGSPHNPKTPPKSPVVPRRSPSASPRSSSLPRTSSSSPSRAGRPHHDQRSSSPHLGRSKSPPSHSGSSSSKRSCQQEHCKSSKNGLKGSSSLHHHSASTKMPPGKSKPASKLSR